Genomic DNA from Prunus persica cultivar Lovell chromosome G1, Prunus_persica_NCBIv2, whole genome shotgun sequence:
TCTGCAGGGTGACGGTGCCAATCCATGTTAGGGTTCAGGACTTGATCGGACGGTTGACATTGCAGGAGAAGATCAGGCTGCTGGTGAACAATGCTATTGCTGTGCCCAGGCTTGGCATTCAGGGCTACGAGTGGTGGTCTGAAGCACTTCATGGTGTATCCAATGTGGGCCCTGGAACCAAGTTTGGTGGGGCTTTCCCTGGGGCCACCAGCTTCCCTCAAGTCATCACCACCGCTGCTTCCTTCAACGAATCTCTCTGGCAGGAAATCGGACGGGTGAGGATTATTCTTGCTCCTTTATCTTTTCTGATTAGTataaaatttagaattacaaaaAGAAGAGGAGGTAATAAAgtctttaaataaaaatatatattttccatCATTTTTGGGTTCCGTAGCCCATAACTCTTTTATCTCAACCACGTGAtccatatataatattaaattaatgggGTGTAAACGAGTATTGgtatattatacatattagatttgatatgttatatataatttgacaTGACTTACTAATTCATAGTTTTAATTAACTGTGTCATAATATGATATGTCACACTGTTGGTGAAAACAACTTCATCGCTTAATTTGGATTAGTCATACTAAAGATAGAAGTACAATTTGCATGGATACTTGGGTGATAGTGGTTGCATTGGAAGTTCCGTGAGCTACCTAAATTCAACATCTCTTCATGATTTGGATAGCGGCCGCAATGATAATGACCTTTGACTAGCTAGCAATAGCAAAGCTAGATTTTAGTCCTTAAAACCCATGATGCcatgaacaaacaaaataaacgaCATTTTCAGTAGGTTAATTATTGTGGTTGTTGCTCTTGTTTATTTAGTTCTTTTCaatatattattgaaaatgGTCCACCCACCTTCTTGGTCTATACATATAGAAAGGGTACCTATTAAAATTAGACGTATATAGATGCTTCGGATTAAATAATGATAAGACGATCATCTCGAAGTTaatctttaattataaataggGAGGTTCACTATTATATTCaatataggagcccaaattctgaagaagaaaaaaacactatatgaaatggactttataAACACACTCAAAGcttatttacaacataacaaaaaggcttttaacttcttttaatttacaaaactaccattgatttcttaaaacaaactcaaccccaaaacctcataaaaaagcccaaaacactcaatagggcatcaaagttatttaataatcaaaattaaattcaataaggtcagcttttattttttgaattttttttagtttgtttatagaaattaaatggtgtatggtttatttatagttttagtgcttaaaataggtatataactaaatatctcttataGGTATCGTGATTAAGAGTACGTTGATCCGTTAtaacagtttttattttattttataaaatatcatattgcttgtaaagaaaaatcatgatcATGAGCCAAGCGACCCAAAACGATCTTGACATCCTCATGAGCCCAACTTGGCAAGTTGCAATCCCTAATTTGGTGCAAAAATTTACTTTCGGTTCTTTGGGTCCCATGTGACCCTGCCGAATCTTTATCTTGGATTTATATACAATTACATGTACTAAAACTGGACCATTTTCGATTTATGGCAACTACAGGAAAATAATGTCCCAGTCTCGATCactgggaaaaagaaaaagaaagaagggaaattaatttatgataattggaataatattttttattttaaaatatttggtttCTGGGCAGGTGGTGTCTGATGAGGCAAGGGCAATGTACAATGGAGGGATGGCTGGCTTGACATATTGGAGCCCAAATGTGAACATATTTCGTGACCCAAGATGGGGCAGAGGCCAAGAGACTCCTGGTGAAGACCCTGTCTTGGCTGCTAAGTATGCTGCTAGGTACGTCAAGGGGCTCCAAGGTGATGGAGCTGGCAATAGGCTTAAGGTTGCTGCATGCTGCAAACATTACACTGCCTATGATCTCGACAACTGGAACGGTGTCAATCGCTTCCATTTCAATGCCAGGGTAACATAATCTTTAGCTCTCTAATCCGTCTTGTCATATATTATGTTATCAGACTGTCAATATTTTAGAGTGATAATTTTGCGTGTGACATGTGCAGGTTAGCAAGCAGGACTTGGTGGACACATATGATGTGCCTTTCAAAGCCTGTGTGGTGGAAGGGAATGTTGCTAGTGTTATGTGCTCCTACAACCAGGTGAATGGGAAGCCTACTTGTGCTGACCCTGATCTCCTCAAGGGCACAATCCGTGGCCAATGGAGACTTAATGGGTGAGTCTTTTTGATTCATACAGCTAGGAAcacttttctctttgtttttttttagctTCTTTCTAATTAACTTTTTGGGTCCAATAGGTATATTGTCTCGGACTGTGATTCAGTTGGTGTTCTATATGACGAGCAACATTACACCAGGACACCAGAAGAAGCAGCCGCTGACGCAATTAAAGCAGGTTTGGACTTGGACTGTGGGCCGTTCCTCGCAATCCATACTGAGGCCGCCGTAAGAAGGGGACTCGTTAGCCAGCTTGAAATTAACTGGGCCTTAGCAAACACGATGACGGTCCAGATGAGGTTGGGTATGTTCGACGGCGAACCATCGGCCCACCAATACGGAAACCTAGGCCCAAGAGACGTGTGCACCCCGGCCCACCAACAGCTAGCCCTTGAAGCTGCTAGGCAAGGCATTGTTCTATTGGAGAACCGTGGGCGTTCACTTCCTCTCTCAACCAGACGCCATAGGACAGTAGCAGTAATTGGGCCCAATTCTGATGTTACTGTCACCATGATTGGAAATTACGCTGGTAAGTCtagtaatttgtttttttctagcttaattttctttaacatTGATCTAAATTTTAAACCATTTGgatatttttgtaattgtatGCAGGTGTTGCATGTGGTTACACTACACCCCTACAAGGAATTGGGAGGTACACAAGGACCATACACCAAGCGGGGTGCACAGATGTTCATTGCAACGGAAACCAACTATTTGGTGCTGCTGAGGCCGCAGCAAGACAGGCTGATGCAACTGTCTTGGTAATGGGCCTTGACCAATCCATTGAAGCCGAATTCGTAGACCGAGCCGGTCTCCTTTTGCCAGGACACCAACAAGAGCTAGTGTCCAGAGTGGCCAGGGCCTCTAGAGGCCCAACCATCTTGGTCTTGATGTCTGGTGGCCCAATTGATGTCACGTTCGCAAAGAACGATCCACGCATTAGCGCTATTATTTGGGTTGGGTACCCTGGCCAAGCCGGAGGAACTGCCATAGCCGATGTTCTATTTGGGACCACAAACCCAGGTAAGAACGACAGTACAACAAACTCTTGTTCacatatttttatctttttcaacAAAGTGAAAACTAATGTCGTCGGACTAATTATTATATGTTTTGTACAGGAGGAAAGCTTCCCATGACATGGTACCCCCAAAACTATGTAACCCATTTGCCAATGACAGATATGGCCATGAGGGCAGACCCAGCAAGAGGCTACCCTGGCAGGACCTACAGGTTCTACAGAGGCCCAGTTGTCTTCCCATTTGGTCTGGGCCTAAGCTACACAACTTTTGCCCACAATCTGGCACATGGGCCCACATTGGTCTCCGTGCCTCTCACCAGCCTAAAAGCCACCGCAAACTCAACCATGCTGAGCAAAGCTGTGAGAGTGAGCCACGCGGACTGTAATGCACTCTCCCCCCTGGACGTACACGTGGATGTTAAAAACACTGGGTCCATGGATGGGACCCACACTCTTCTGGTGTTCACAAGCCCACCAGATGGAAAATGGGCCTCCAGCAAGCAGCTGATGGGCTTTCACAAGATCCATATAGCAGCCGGGTCGGAGAAACGGGTCAGGATTGCTGTTCATGTGTGCAAGCACCTCAGCGTTGTGGACCGGTTTGGGATCCGAAGAATTCCATTGGGTGAACACAAGCTTCAAATCGGTGACCTCAGCCATCACGTCTCCCTTCAAACCAATTTGGGAGAAATTAAGGTTTAGGGGCaatcaaaaaaaagaaaagaaaagaaaattgatagTGACACCCAATATTATATGGCTAGCATTGTAGTCCCtagtctttcttttttcaaaattacagaataggaaatagaaaagaaaatttccaCTGTACAAATAAAGGAAAGACGgtccaagaaagaaatatttattaatgAGCCGTAAGGTTTAATAAAAGTAGTCATTTTGAATCATATGTTAATTGTTGCCAAATGCAagtttaattataaatttacaCATGACTATAGTTATTTTTGCATATGAAGTCATGAGTTCGAATTCCCGTCCCTCAACatcatttaaaattaaaaagcaaagtgttttgtttttaatacaAACAATTGCTTAATATATACCAACAACAATGCAGGGTAGTTGCGGTTACAATCAAAATTAGGtaaacatgattttttttccttcttaagAAATTAAGGCATTGGGTTGACTGGTTTAGCTTCAATTTCAAACCGTAATTCTAATGAattgcaataaataaataaactgtAAACTTATGAGGGTTTTGACTTTCCCATGAGTTCATAACTTCCACAAGTTTTATCAAGttcagatattttattttattttatttttttattctggAAATAAAGATTTATActcattctttctttcttgtgtgTGAACATTGTACTTATTTCTTCAAGCGTAAGGATTAAAGCAATTTGAGCTTAGAGTTTAATTATTTACCATTTACATATGCCCAAATAACGTAGTTTTAGACATAAACGCaaattcaataaagatctGATGGAACTACCGcagtattaattaaatttaaaatacaatttgCGATAtctaaaatattgaaatttctTGAAGAAACTGGTGCTTATTTTTTGGGGCTATGGACTTATGataatgaataataatttgcattaaaacaaaaaatgcacAAAAACTCATAAAATATAAGAGTGGTTGTCGGTAAGTaaagtttgtgtgtgtgttagaAATTTAGAAAGGACCAACCGATGGTGATATCCCAACAAGCCCAATAGTTATCCATatctatatttttcattttggttattttctaaattttatgATGATTTTTTAGTATGCAAAATTTCCAGTCTCCTAATCTCTCCTACCCCATTTGAATTTGTCCACCTTCCATGAACTTCAACCCCGACCACGCTATCTTGTATGACCTTATTGGAGAGATATAGTTTCTAATTTTTATCTACTTACCatatattttaagttttcatTAGCGTTTAACAATGTCTCCAGTTCGTATCTCCCTCCTCGATAAACTTTATTGGTTTGAAAAATTCGTCtctaaatcaaaattaaatactaggACACAACTTACAGGgataaatacaaatacattCTTATCTTACCTGCTCACTCAAcccccattctctctctctctctctctctctctctctctcattgggTTCCTTTTCGCATCGCAACTTGTCCTTATTTCTGTTGCATCTCTCACTTTGCTCTTCCACAAGGTAATGTCAAGATCCCTTTCTATCCTTCTCCAATagtctcttttctctttttgggcTTTATATAAAGCCATTCACAAACCATATACATTATTAACCCACTCTAAACTCCTCCTGCCCCATTTTTGGTTTCTGCAATCTTTCTGCATTGTTCTTGTTAGCCCCCCCGCtcctctgtttctgtttctaattTTCATGTCTTAATTGTCATTATgatgtcaaattttgtttacccttttgttttgttttgctagTTCTTAATTTTGGTCCCATGATTTTGACTTGTGTGATTGATGATCTTGCAGGAGAGCCAAAGATGGCGGATTGCAACAGAGGAGAAGACTATTTCTCTGCCCAAGACCATGAGGTGCTCTGTTCTTAACACTCCcttaattattctttttaatttattgttttgttaaaatatTGAGTTTTGACAAATTAagctcataaaataaaacaaataaattcagagagtatatatatatatatatatatatatatatacacacacatgtTGTTAACAACCATAGACTACTTCCAATTTCCATGGTGTCGGTTCAAACTTCAAATGTATAATTAAGAAGAGCTTCGATGGCCATATCCGGCTGTCCTTGCTGCATGAATCAATGGCCATACATACACTTGGCAGGCAGTTgcaaactttatttttaattaaattcagTTGGTGGcagatattttattaattatgtttttactacatttccttttcttttctttaatacccccccaaaaaattatctttcttagtcaaggaaaaaataattagttcAGCTTCCTCTATTTTCTCGTTATAAAACAGGAGAATGAGTAAGGTTGAAACTCACGTTAAGTGTCtgctttttactttttatggcaaatttgaatttgaaatcccTTTTACTATTGAGAAGATAAATCATTAGACAGAATATAGAGATTATTAGTCATagtatttgaaaaagaaaaacattgatGTTGAGTAAAGATGTGAAACGGAATAGGCCGGCACATCACAACGCAAGCTCAACTTGTTTAAATGGAACACAGCACGGTACAAACAGAAATATTAATGGGCCATGCATGAATATTGTCGAGGCTATTAGAAATTCACttaccattttattttttggttaatcCCATTAAGCATAAAATTGGATGCTCTTGTGTTGTGCCAAAAGCAAATACGAGGGTTGCAATTGTGATCCCAAAATATCTGTAATTTCTAATTAGACCGTTTTGGGACCGAAGATGCAATTTAGATTTGGGTGTATGTGGATGCATAggatagaaaaaataaaaagggaccCACATTTAGGATATTAGTAAAGGATTGTTTTGACAAGTAACGGCTAGTGTTGTGACACGACAGGAGAATATGTCTATCCGCCAACGTACGTCTTACTTTTTTCCGAAATGTCGGCAGCAGCAACGGTAGTTACAAGTATGAACATGACCGTAGACTACCACAGCTCTAGCTGCCGCTCCTGCTGACTTTTTGTGTTGACCAGCCACAGCCAAAGAGTTGGGCCGTTTCGATTGTTGATTGATTCAGGCCTGCCTCTAAGGCCCGTTGATTTGCTAACCGCAGAATATGGCCCATCAAAccatatttataatttatgggCCAtgaatcttttttgtttgttcaaaGGCCATGAATCTTGATCCATAGGGTTTTCTGTTAAACATATATTCTAAAAGGCTTTTCAggtgaacaaaaaaaagaaaaaaatttataattaagagtatttatctACACACCCGAGAAAAAAAAGTCCGATGACCCATAATAATAACACTCAAATATTTTATTCGGATGATTGATCATTTAACCTCTAAACTGTTCTTTTGTAATTTACCAAGTGTGTCTGGATAAAAGCTCGCTAATCTCTATTGACTATAgcagttttctttttcgttttaATTGCAGGCGTCAACAGTTGTCCAGAAATATGGAGGACTTGCGCCAAAGAAGAAGCCTTTAATTTCGAaggtaaattaattaacatttCAAAGTTCAGGCACTTCCTGTGTTATTGCATTAAAATGTAAAGAACAAAACTCTCAATTTCTTGTGTGTAGGATCATGAACGTGCCTTCTTTGATTCAGCAGATTGGGCACTATGCAAGGTATTAATCcccacaaaaatgaaaataactcttcttttatccttttttttttcttcttttgtaatttttttaaaaaaaaattcacggATGTGGAACAGCAAGGTGCAGGGGTGAATCCAAAATCAACAGCAGCCGTGGAGACCTTACGGCCAAAACTGCAGGTACAAAAAATTTTAACTACTAGACTATGAGCTAGTTGGTTTATAACTGCGCGTTGGATCAATAGATCGAtacatttttagtttttatcaaaaaaattgaacaataaaGAAAGTAATTTTGATTTGCAGAGAACGCCACACCAGCAGCTCCCTCCAAGGAGACCTGCCTGTACATCTGATCATGATATATAGCCCCAGTAAGTTCCGAAATGCAGTCTTCATTAGTATGTTATACTGGTTATAGTATTAATTAATCTCCTTTTAATGgttattaattctttttttcttttggtttatgATGTTGCAGGGAGCATACAGATTCATTTGTTGTGTTCAGAGGCATTGAGGGCTCAAAGTAGTTTGTTGTGTTCAGAGGATTCATGTTCATGGCAAAGTTATAATATAAGCATTAGAATTGGCTGATCAGtgtaataattttcaattagCTTTTAATAAGAATAGTGTTCCTCTCAAACATCCATAACCAAAAGTAAATATGAACTTATGCAGATGTTGGTGGGAAACCATGAATGCttcaagggcattttctacAAACTTTTTGTTTACGACAATATTTGCCCCCATAACTAGTTTAATCAATGTGCAAAAGATGCAGATGTGTCTctaaaatacaatgaaacctggtttaatcaatttttgtttttgttttatcaatCGGAAATAGGGTTTTGAGTTTAGAACATCATACAACATTGAGATGAGAAATACTACCAGACCAATATTCCACAGTTACGAGAAATTTATATCTTCATgctaaaagaaaagagaaaagaaagtggTAGAATGTAGATCAATTTTCCACATTTTGCCTTGAGGTTTGGTTAATCCTTATGTGCTTAACCACTAATACCATTACACTAGCAGTAACTCATTGCCAATTTGCCATATGTCTCAATACCAATATAATGCCTTTGTTTATGGAATTGCTTAGGCCGTGAATTAAACATCAAACTAATTAATCTCTCATGGAACGCAATCTTTACTTGTAGGGCAAGGTACAGAGCCAAGGAACATTTTTAGGTTTGATTTCTAACACTCCAGGAGAAAGTCCTCAGCTAGCGAAAGTTGGTGACTTGTACGCCAACCGCTCTCTCCCTTCCAGTCCTCTGCATTCCTCCAAATATTTTTCCCATTATCGACACCAAACTCATCAATCAGTTTTCCTTTTCCATTTAAACTCACCAACTTTTTTCATCACATTTTCCACACATTTATGCCATGCTCAATCAGTCAAAACtgtaaatgagaatgaaagatggtatatatatatatatttttttaaatttagtcAAGAAAAAGTACCGTGGTAGGCACCAGGTTGGTCATATATTAAAATGGGCGTTTAGCAGCTGCCATTATATTGCTCTGGACATTTCGATTTTGCTCCAACGGTGGCGAAATTCTCATCCAAGAGAGTTTGCTGGAGTTTGCAAGCTTCTGTCATGGCATTAACAATAAGCCAACTCTTAGTTTTAGCTGCAGCTTTCATCTATCTCTCTGCTTTCTGCTGCaaaataggtatatatatatatatatgttaatgTAACAGAGAAacatatattaatttcctgcctcttttcttttcctacaaaaatgaaaaatataacttaaattattttttggcaTAAAATCTGACAGGGATGGCAGATGATTTTACACCTGAAAGAGGTGATGTGCCAGATCAAATAGGCTCTGCAGAGCAGGATCCAGCTCAAATTGTTGCCAAAGCCTTGCTGTGTTTCAATGATAAATATGTAAGTCAGAAgaacatatttataatactaaATTGGTCATTAAAAATGCTAGAAAATTCGTCATTTGTTTTCGGTTATCTCCATATTTGGGAAAATTGTTTCAGGTCTACAGCAGCTGTGAAGAGTCTTACAGATTGAATGAGAGTGGAGATCTCAAAGTGCCAGCAGCAAAAACTGACGAGTACTGCAACGGTCCATGTCTGCAAGAAACACACCTTGTGCTCGACTGTGTTGATAACATTTTGAGCAACTTCCTGTTCTACAACAAGGCCACGGTGCAAGATGTTAGAGATACGATTCAGGCCGGATGTGGCTACGGGGAAGAAAGAGGTA
This window encodes:
- the LOC18788559 gene encoding putative beta-D-xylosidase; translated protein: MAYNITKLLSLVSLLLCLSFCTIGVVHARPPFACDPHNPITRGLKFCRVTVPIHVRVQDLIGRLTLQEKIRLLVNNAIAVPRLGIQGYEWWSEALHGVSNVGPGTKFGGAFPGATSFPQVITTAASFNESLWQEIGRVVSDEARAMYNGGMAGLTYWSPNVNIFRDPRWGRGQETPGEDPVLAAKYAARYVKGLQGDGAGNRLKVAACCKHYTAYDLDNWNGVNRFHFNARVSKQDLVDTYDVPFKACVVEGNVASVMCSYNQVNGKPTCADPDLLKGTIRGQWRLNGYIVSDCDSVGVLYDEQHYTRTPEEAAADAIKAGLDLDCGPFLAIHTEAAVRRGLVSQLEINWALANTMTVQMRLGMFDGEPSAHQYGNLGPRDVCTPAHQQLALEAARQGIVLLENRGRSLPLSTRRHRTVAVIGPNSDVTVTMIGNYAGVACGYTTPLQGIGRYTRTIHQAGCTDVHCNGNQLFGAAEAAARQADATVLVMGLDQSIEAEFVDRAGLLLPGHQQELVSRVARASRGPTILVLMSGGPIDVTFAKNDPRISAIIWVGYPGQAGGTAIADVLFGTTNPGGKLPMTWYPQNYVTHLPMTDMAMRADPARGYPGRTYRFYRGPVVFPFGLGLSYTTFAHNLAHGPTLVSVPLTSLKATANSTMLSKAVRVSHADCNALSPLDVHVDVKNTGSMDGTHTLLVFTSPPDGKWASSKQLMGFHKIHIAAGSEKRVRIAVHVCKHLSVVDRFGIRRIPLGEHKLQIGDLSHHVSLQTNLGEIKV
- the LOC18792050 gene encoding uncharacterized protein LOC18792050 gives rise to the protein MADCNRGEDYFSAQDHEASTVVQKYGGLAPKKKPLISKDHERAFFDSADWALCKQGAGVNPKSTAAVETLRPKLQRTPHQQLPPRRPACTSDHDI
- the LOC18792406 gene encoding uncharacterized protein LOC18792406, whose protein sequence is MALTISQLLVLAAAFIYLSAFCCKIGMADDFTPERGDVPDQIGSAEQDPAQIVAKALLCFNDKYVYSSCEESYRLNESGDLKVPAAKTDEYCNGPCLQETHLVLDCVDNILSNFLFYNKATVQDVRDTIQAGCGYGEERGKFDVPEHIKAEGSKAYKAANYQILIGLVVMIMGNGLLF